The Panicum hallii strain FIL2 chromosome 5, PHallii_v3.1, whole genome shotgun sequence genome contains the following window.
CGTGTCTGACATCCAGCCTACCGGGATCTCTTGCTCCTTGTACCGGGAGACAAGATTGGTCTTGGCATCAGCagcatcgcgttcctgcatgaACCTGTACACGTTCTTCTCTGTTCTgcaaagaaacagaggagcctGCCTGGTCAGTGCTCGCATCGAATTCAGCTCCAACCAGCCCCGAGGAAAACACGCACTTTTCGAAAAGGGAGAACATTTTGTCGAGGGCCACGTCGCGGTGGAGCGCGCGATCATCGAAAAACGACGACATCTGCTTCTCCAGCTGCAGGAGCCCCTGGTACCTGGCTGCCGCGTCCCGTAGCGCATCCGCTCGTTTCTCCGGCCAGTCGAAGTGCTTCAGGACCGCATGCTCGTCGACCTGATGATGGATGGTTCGCCACCACAAGCATTTCATCCGTGTTCCAACCAAAATTCAATGCAATGAACACGGTAGAGTTAAGAGTAACAAGAGAATTGGTGCTCACCAGGAAGGAGAGCTCTTCGTCAAGCCAGGCCACGAAAGCGACGACGTCGTCGATGTTGGCGAAGCTCGAGTCCCGGACCTCGGCGGCCAAGGTCCGGACGAAGTCCCCCTGGGTGTCGACGTCGGCTTGCACCTGCGGCGAATTGGATGCCCGTGTTCCTTGTCAAACACGGGTGTATTGCTCGAGGAGGAGAACGATCGAGTCGTCCAATGAACTCACGGCCACGAGATGGGGGGAGTTCTTGGTGATCTCCCCGATCAGGTCGCTCCTCGCGGCCTTCGACCCGCCGGCCGGCGCCTTGGGACCACGCGTGCCCGTCTGCCTGCTGGCCTCCCCCCGCCTCATCAGCGCCTGGTAGAGCTCCACGATCTCGGGCGCCCGGCGCATCCTGCCGCCCGCGGGCGCACGGCCCTTGCTGGCAGGACTCGGCGGCGGCCCAGCGCCGCCCGGCAGGCGTGGCGGAGGACCCCCAGGAGGCGGCGGACCAGCTGGTGGACGTGGCGGACCGCCAGGAGGCGGTAGACCAGGCGGGCGTGGCGGACCGGCCAACGGGCTGTTGCTAGGCGGCGAAGGCCCGATCGTCTTGGATCGCCTGGGCGGCGGCTTCGGGGTCCTCGGAGCTCTCTTCTCCGAGTCCGACCGCGCCAGCTTGCTCATGGCGAACTTGCTCCACGGACCTCCGTGCTTCCGGCGCCCAAATGATTTCGATGATTTCCCCGGACCCTGGCCACCATGCTCTTGCCTAGCTTGCCATGTTGGTCATGGCTGTGTTCTTCTCACCATGCTGGGTTGTTGGTGTCAACTGTCAAGACGCGGGTTAGATTTTACTTCGTGCCATTCAGTCTTGATCCGTGCAACGGAATAAAATGGTCAACGCTACCTGGAGCCACTTGATTTCATTGATACATGTTCCGGAGTAAGAAAATATAAGAAATAGTATGCGGTACTTGCTCGCTAAGGAAACAAATAATGGATTGGAAGAAGGTTCCTTGAAATTGCTCAGATGAAAATGTGTTTCTCTTATCCTTTTGAGAGTAATGAATACAGCTCTCTCTCTGAAAGTCAAAGGCTTCTTTGAGCGTTCCCGGATCAACTGCGACAAGACACGACAAAGCCACCAATATCGCTGCTTATTTGAAAATGATTAGCCTATCAATCCGTGCTACGTACgaactaattagaattaatataaataAAACTTAGacctaataattataattatatatctCACATCTgttttcatctattaaatattctaacacatactctaaaatacatatttatcattatctagttgcaatagattttattttacATCTCACCTCTATatgtgtttgatatatatttaattaaACCATTTTATTATGAATTGGTATTCCTATCTCTTCCACCATTCATAAATACATGATGATACATATCGTGGGTAGTATTTTGTATaaaaaataacataaataatatattgaTAATGATAAAAATAGTAATTTAtaattttatattggtgcaaCTTAATATTTTGTTATAACTATATAATTTACATTCAGATTTAGaggttactttaacttttaataatgacataattggataatttatattCAAATTTAGGGAttatttgcattatttttataatggtatAGGTCGGTAATTTACACAAAGATTAGGAGGATACTTTAGATTCTTttaggtgggtaatttagatacatattTAGTGGGTTATTTTAGTCTATTTTCATAATGATAGAGTTGGGTAATTTATTAGGAAAGGTACCAGATCCAATGACTATTATAATTAGAGTTGTCGGATCGATGGCCGGATGTGTCTAATTTTTGtgagaatttctctatttaGAGTGTCCATATAGGATCCTAGATGGCTTCGCGTGGAGGCTTTTTTGGAAGCCTCCAATTAGTTagtatattaataatgatagaaatagtaatttagaattttatattggtgcactttaatatATTGTTAATTATATAACTTTGATTCAGATTTAGGATTACTTTAAATTTAAATAATGACATAATTGGATAATTTCTATGCAAATTTAGGggttatttgcattatttttataatagtaTAGTTGCGTAATTTACACGAAGATTAGAGGgttactgtcggtgttttaccgccacgcctactgagggatacccccgagtggtgagtttgtaggtagtgtgtcgccgagatcaggaactcgaaggtgcaaggaacacaagatttagacaggttcggaccaccgagagcgtaataccctacgtcctgtgtggtttgtattgccttaggtggtgatcgggtgatcttccTGTTTGGAGGgagtccctgtccgcccttatatagccTGAGGGGATAGGTTTATATGGAAGTTATAGTCGGGTACAAGTTCAGGAATCCTACCCGaatacttttcgggtagttttctaCTGCATCCCAATGAAACAGGAGGCGCGGGTCTGTCGGACCGCAGGACGGGTGACGTGCGCCCTATTGAGACGGGCGGCGTGAGCCTCTAGCACGTTTTACGGCTTGACCCCAGCGTGGAGGGCGACCGAGGTTTGCCGTAGTTGCCTGTCTTTTCCGAAGGTTATGTCGTTGCACGTCCTTATCTATCTTTAAACAGGAGGTTCGTCCCGTGGCCTATCACTTCGTGAGGTCCCCAGGGCCCCACACCTCTGGGGTGGACGTGTCCGACCCCTCATCCTTGGGATCGGGCAAGGCGGACGCGCCCGACCCTTCACCGTTGGGGTCGGGTGTGGCGGACGCACCCGACCCTTCACCGTTGGGGTCGGGCGTGGCGGACGCGCCCGACCCCTTACCCTTAGGGTCGGGTGAGGCGGCCGTGTCCTTCACCAGTGCCTCGCATTGGGTTGTCGGTGGCCCTTCCCCTAGTGGGCCGCTCGCGGCCATTTGACGGTCCAGCCCGCCCAAGCCGCGTACTTCGGCGTGATCAGCTTTCTAAGGAACATTCTTTGAGGATCCGTGATATTTGCCTCCGACACATGTTTAGTGGGTTACTTTAGTCTATTTTTATAGTAATAGAGGTGGATAATTTATTAGGAAACATAATAGATCCAATGACTATAATAATTAGAGTTGTTGGATTAATGGTCGGATGTTTCTGATTTTTATGAGAATTTTTAAGATTTCTAAAAATAGTGTTCACCTAGGAATCTAGAATACTCGGTGGCTTCACGTGGAGGCTTCAAAAGAAGCCTCCGATTAGTTAATATATTAATAATtatagaaatagtaatttatAATTTTATATGTGTGCACTTAatattttttataattatataatttagattcagatttaggGGTTGCTTTAGTAATGATATAATTGGATAActtatatgcaaatttagggagttatttgtattatttttataatagtgtaggtgggtaatttacacGAAGAGTAGGATTTTTTTCATAATGGTAGAGATGGTTAATTTAGTACATATTTAGAGGATTACTTTAGTCTACTTTTATAACGATAGAGGTAGGTAATCTATTAGGAAAGATAACAAATTCAAtgactattatgattagagttgATGGATTGATGACATGATGTTTctagtttttataaaaaaaaatttAGAATTTTTTTTAAGTGTCTATCTAGGATCCGAGTGGCTTTACGTAGAAGCTTTGGGTCTACAGTGCTCAACCCACTCAACCCAATTGAACAGTCTAAGTAACGGTTGACCAAAAACAAGCAAAAAATTACCAAAAAACCAGTGGGTTACCCAGAAAAACGTGTTCCTGAAAGTCGCAGTTCTTTCCATTGAAGCGGAGCTTCTCCTCAGCGACACGTAGAACAACTCGCTCACAGATACGTCATCTCGGCCACGAGCGCAGCTTCtgtgccgcggcggcgccgcccacCACCTGCAAGATGCCCCAGCCCTcacgcggcggccgccgccaagCGCGCAAGGACCATGGCCAGCTGCACGCCGTGGATCCCCTTCGCTCGTGACTCCGAACTGCGCTGCTCCATGACCATTGATGTGTCCATGGAGGACACCAAATTGAGGTCCTCCATCGCTCAAATTGAATTTATTGGTGATGGATTGAGCTCCTCCTCAATCGAATCGGACTAACTAGCCTCGAATCGACCAGGAAACATGCAAATCGAGACCTGCAGCTGTGCAGCACCTCGGTGACGACGCTATTGTGAACTCCATTGGCTTTCAGCACCATCGCCCAGGCCACACAGATAAACTGTCGCCGCCGGCTATCCGCGCCTGGCGCATCTCCAGTGACCGGCCACTACTACCCTTGAAGAACGGATCTCCGCAGCCCCTGCAGCTCCCCTGCCACTCATCAGGCTGTCCTGCACTGCAGCTACGCTCGCCGTCGGCGACCAAACAGAGTCTGTCATGACTAGCTACTCTGCTCCATGCAGTTGATCGGAAGGCACCACAAGTTAATTGTTTTGACCGTGTATTTTGGGTTACCCAATGAACCCACCGGTAAAACCCCAATATGAATCAAAAAATTATTGGATCGGCTCTATAGGGTAGGAACactattttctatttttttggTATTGGGTTGTTGGGTCAACCCAACAAAACCTGCATCGTGAGGTTCAAGGAATAGAGTCTTCTCACTTCTCTTTTTTGTTTGATTCATGGAATGGAATAGGCTGATTTATCGTCACCTCATCTCTAACAAgataaaaattagtataaacaTGAGGTAATGTATAAGTTCACTGAAAAGCATAGATAGACTAATCACTGATAGTGGTTCCACCAACAAACGTCCTGTAATTTTTTATTAAGATGCAGCTAGACTATTCAAACTCTAACAAAAAAAGGCTATGCTTGCTAAAACCCAGCACAAAAAGTAGTATTCGTGAAAATAAAACCACTATAAAATTACTAACTAAATTTTATTTTGCTTTTGTGAAAACTTCGGTTGTATGGATGAAAAATCCAAGCATATGAAAATAGTAAAATAGACCTGAGAGAAATGACTGGGCCTTGTCCCAACCCAATGGCTATGGGCCAAGTGAAATGTGCTTTGTTGGGTAGAGGCTCGTGGTGTGGGCCTGAATGTGGCCCACTGGACGCACTCCGTGTCGTGATTGTGAAAATAGAAAAGGCCCAAGCTTTGAAACCTGCccgtgccggcggcggcgccgtgctCCGCCGCAATCCTCCACGTCCCTACCCGAACATTTTCCCTGGCCCCGCGCGTCATGCCATCGCCCAGCCCCGACCTGGGGCTCCTGCGCTCCTGGCCTTGGTGCTCGTCCCCCGCCCCCACTACCCGCGCCCCGCGCCCAAGGCCGCGACGATCGGGCGTCCGCTGCTCACTCGCGGGCTTCCCCGACGCTCACCCGCCGCACGTAAAATGTCCCGCACCGGCTTCCCTGGCGcctccccctcttcctcctccctcacCATCACCGCGCCCCCAACCATCACTACCGGCAGCGGCACGGTTCACCGCGCGCGAGGGCGAGGGGGGTAGGTAGCGCGGCGCGGAGTGGCACTGCGTCGCCGGACCAGCACGGGGGCGAGGCGCGCGGCCCCATGGACGCGAAGAAGGTGCGGGCCGGCATCGAAATCCCCCCCTTAATCGCGAATGTGTGCTTCGGTTGACGCCTACCCGGATTCCCGGAGCGTGGATTTGATGGGCTCGGCCCCGTCGTCGTGGCCTGACCAGGGCTCCGAGGAGGCGCCGTTCTTCACAGACTACGGCGAGGCGAGCCGGTACGAGGTCACCGAGGTGGTCGGCAAGGGCAGCTACGGCTTGgtagccgccgccgtcgacacCCACACCGGCGAGCGCGTCGCCATCAAGAAGATCAACGACGTCTTCGAGCACATCTCCGACGCCACCCGCATCCTCCGGGAGATCAAGCTGCTCCGCCTCCTGCGCCACCCGGACATCGTCCAGATCAGGCACATCATGCTCCCGCCCTCGCGCCGCGAGTTCCGCGACATCTACGTCGTCTTCGAGCTCATGGAATCCGACCTCCACCAGGTCATCAAGGCTAACGACGACCTCCCGCCCGAGCACCACCAGCTCTTCCTATACCAGATGCTCCGCGGCATGAAGTACATCCACGCCGCACATGTCTTCCACCGGGACCTCAAGCCCAAGAACATTCTCGCCAACGGCGACTGCAAGCTCAAGATTTGTGACTTCGGCCTTGCTCGGGTGTCTTTCAATGATACACCTTCGGCGATATTCTGGACGGTAGCCAATCATTCTAGTAAAGCTGAGCACATACATTTTCTATTATGCAAATAGCCAATTAGAGCTTAATTTTCTTTATTCTTGCTATGTCTTTCTATCACAGGATTATGTAGCAACAAGATGGTATCGTGCTCCAGAATTATGTGGCTCCTTCTTTTCAAAGGTCCGACAATTTTCGTACTCAACAACTAGCCCACATTATTGACAGATAATGTAGACCGGAGCACCATTATCTGAATGTCAAGTTCATAAATCAAAGGTTGTCGTGTAGGAGTACAACACAATGGCATTCCTGAATTTACAGCTAAACATTTGATTTTTACAGTATACTCCTGCGATTGATATCTGGAGCATAGGATGTATATTTGCTGAAATGCTTTCAGGGAGGCCTCTGTTTCCTGGCAAGAATGTGGTACACCAATTGGATCTCATGACAGATCTACTTGGCACTCCTTCATCAGAGTCAATTTCCAGAGTTAGTTCACTGTCCACTTTCCCTGCTTCTAAATTAAGAAAATCTGTTGAAGGCTTGGACAGTTGGAGCCTTATCTTCTATTTCAGAATCTAATAATCGATTCATATATATGAGGACAATGTTCCTCCCATAACAGAAAAAAAATTAATCTTGCCTCATCTTAATGCTAAGAGTATTTCACCCTTTGCAATATATTCCAGACATAGTTGGCTGAGATCATAACTATAATATATAGAATTATCTGCACATCATGAGTTTATTATTTTCGTCAAGTGTAAAGGTCAAGTGCTTACTTATGTCATAACTTGCTGCCTACAACCATTTCCCTCGGAACTGTGAACTTGTGAAGCTACAGATTGTTCAATTGCTCCAAGTTTGTATTGCATTTGCACTGTGGCCTTACTGATTCTGAAACTTTTTGCCAATGTGTCAGCCTCTTAATTAATTACAGAATTACTTCCATGCAATATAATAGTACATTAGCAATACAAATATTACGTATGTTCTTTGAACAGTGACACTTTCGAACCCACTGACAGTTGGCGTGCAAGGCCACCGTCTAAAGTTCCATTTAATGTGAAGGGGCAGAGCTTCTCGATAACTTTCTGCACTAATCAGAAGTCTTGTGAAATCCAGTTTTAAATATGCATCATTAATAATAGTTTTGTTGATATAGTTCATGATGGGAAGTCCAGATGTTATTACTAATTAGTGCATTTGATTTCGACCTTAGCATTGTCAATTGCTTGATTAACTGAAGACACACACCTTCTATGTTGCACAAATAGGAAAAAATGTTCACAATCTGGAAGTAGAAAATGTCAAAATGATGCAGAGGTATCCATCTTTACCTGTCAGGCCAAATCTGATTTACTAAACGAGTATAAACTTTCCAGTATGCATGTTATGTGATAGTAACAATATGGCCTGGAATACTTTCCTCCAATTTTAGTTGAATTCCTTGGCTCTCAGTTATGTTTGCAGTGATATTTAAGCATTGATAATTGTAATGGTTCTTTTCCGTTTTTGCTTGTCTCATGCATATCTTGAACCTACCTCACCTTGAAATTAGTATATCTGAAGTTTCAGAATGAATATACAAGTCTATACAACTGCAGTTCAGTTTACACGTGGTGCATTTTTATTTGTTAGTGACGTAGTATGTTTGTTTAGGTCCAACAATGATAGTGCTTTTTTTTTGCTAGACTAAGCAACTTTCCTCACTTTTACCATTTGTAGATTCGAAATGAAAAGGCCCGCCGGTACTTATGTAACATGAGAGAGAAATATCCTATTCCTTTTACACAGAAGTTTCCTGGAATAGATCCAATGGCTCTTCATTTGCTTGAGCGTCTACTTGCTTTTGATCCAAAGGATCGACCAACTGCTGCAGAGGTAGTAGCAAAGTCTAAGAAGCAATAGTTTCAAAATGTCGCATTATTTATTATGCTCAACACTTATATTATATTAGTGGACTTCAAGGCCTTGACAGATCCATACTTCACTGGATTAGCAAATTCTGAACGTGAACCTATAACACAACCTATCTCGACACTTGAGTTTGAGTTTGAAAGAAGGAAGCTGGCCAGAGATGATGTTCGAGAACTAATTTACAGAGAGGTACTGTTAGTAAGTTCTACTGTGATGATTATGGTATCTTGTTTACTAATTGCGATGATGCATCTCTTTAGATTTTGGAGTACCACCCTCAGATGTTGCAGCAGTTTCTTTGTGGTGGGGATAAGGCAAACTTTGTGTATCCAAGGTCTGTGTGCATTGTTCTCTTGCTCGTCTTGAATGCAAATTAAGCTGTCTTTGAAAACTGTATATGgttatgcatcatttggtcaaccaTTGTTGCTAGAATCGAGAACCACAGCAAAGAAGACATAATCATCGAGTTCTTTTTTTCTGAGATATTTGTGCTATCTGTCTAAAGTTCTTTTTCCTCACTTGATAAAGTTTAATTTCTGTAATAGTTTAGGCAAATGTTTTTACAATTGGTGTTACTTGAACATCTCTACTCAATATGGTAGTACAAAATTGCACTGTTTGGGAGCACTTCATCATATTATAAAATATGGAAACTTTAGTCTGTTAGATTATTCACATTAGAAAACGACATGTTCAAACTTACTAATGCTTAAAAAATTAGTTTGTCTATCCAAGTTTCTCTTCTGTTAAATATGACCAATTAAAAATGTAATAACTTCTATTCTTCTATGCACTGTATACTCAAACTAAACATTGTATCTTGGCAAGCATGATATAAGGGTATTCTTTCGTAAAGCTCATTTGAATACAAGCATATAATAACTTATAACACTTCATCTAATAAACTTGTAAATAGTTGAGGGGATGTTGCAATTGTGCTAATGATACTGGATGCACCATTGACAGTGGGGTGGATCGTTTCAAGAGGCAATTTGCTGATCTCGAAGAAAGTGCTGCTACGGGTGAGAAGACTAGCCCACAGTTGCGGCAGCATGCTTCCCTACCAAGGCAATACTTCTACCAATATTTTAAAggacatcttttttttttgtgatTTGCAAAGTAGTAGCCACATATACGTTTATTATTTTACTGGAGCGAAAGATTATGATTCGGTGGTTTTAGTTTTTCTGTATGGCTGTGAGTTAAGTGTGCATAACCTATGAGATGGTTAGGACAGAGTTGTTCCTCTTTTTTGTTGGAATGTGCATCAAGGGTGTAAGATGTTCATCCTGTAGTGATACCAACTAAGTCTTGCACTAATGATTCTTGCATCTT
Protein-coding sequences here:
- the LOC112895279 gene encoding protein CHUP1, chloroplastic-like, translated to MSKLARSDSEKRAPRTPKPPPRRSKTIGPSPPSNSPLAGPPRPPGLPPPGGPPRPPAGPPPPGGPPPRLPGGAGPPPSPASKGRAPAGGRMRRAPEIVELYQALMRRGEASRQTGTRGPKAPAGGSKAARSDLIGEITKNSPHLVAVQADVDTQGDFVRTLAAEVRDSSFANIDDVVAFVAWLDEELSFLVDEHAVLKHFDWPEKRADALRDAAARYQGLLQLEKQMSSFFDDRALHRDVALDKMFSLFEKTEKNVYRFMQERDAADAKTNLVSRYKEQEIPVGWMSDTAVIVKIKLACVNLAKQYMVRVVSEIDGLGCKNDEQKRETALFKRLKEQNREVLFHQGVKFAFRVHQFAGGFTADSLDTFRELRRRHTDGAN
- the LOC112893812 gene encoding mitogen-activated protein kinase 16-like codes for the protein MDAKKGSEEAPFFTDYGEASRYEVTEVVGKGSYGLVAAAVDTHTGERVAIKKINDVFEHISDATRILREIKLLRLLRHPDIVQIRHIMLPPSRREFRDIYVVFELMESDLHQVIKANDDLPPEHHQLFLYQMLRGMKYIHAAHVFHRDLKPKNILANGDCKLKICDFGLARVSFNDTPSAIFWTDYVATRWYRAPELCGSFFSKYTPAIDIWSIGCIFAEMLSGRPLFPGKNVVHQLDLMTDLLGTPSSESISRIRNEKARRYLCNMREKYPIPFTQKFPGIDPMALHLLERLLAFDPKDRPTAAEALTDPYFTGLANSEREPITQPISTLEFEFERRKLARDDVRELIYREILEYHPQMLQQFLCGGDKANFVYPSGVDRFKRQFADLEESAATGEKTSPQLRQHASLPRERVNGIGDDLERPSADYCIRLHVCEQPAHASVTDCLNKPLSSSRNFLKSESISASQCVVIKQKRDNHEESISEHMNDGVGVPQRIEQLKT